The window CTCCTGCGCGTGCTGACCGGGCCTTTCGAGTCGCTGATTTTGCAATGGCAGCAGATTATTATTGTCGTTTCCATCGCGTCGATGGTGCTGGGTGCTTTTTCAGCAATCAACCAGACGAACATCAAACGCCTGATGGCCTACAGTTCGATCGGGCATGTGGGTTTTGCGCTTCTTGGTCTTGCCGCAGGTACGGAGGCTGGCATTCGTGGCGTTCTGGTCTATATGGCCATCTATCTCTTTATGAGCGTTGGCACCTTCTGTTGCATTCTCTGCATGCGCAAGAAGGGGCGTATAACGGAAGAAATTTCGGATTTGGCAGGCCTTGCAAAGACGAATCCAGGCTTGGCGCTGGCGATGGCAATTTTCATGTTTTCGATGGCGGGGATTCCACCTCTGGCAGGCTTCTTCGGCAAGCTTTATGTCTTTCTTGCCGCGATTGAGGCCGAGCTTTACACGCTCGCCGTTATCGGCGTGCTCGCAAGCGTGGTTGGCGCTTATTATTACTTGCGGATCGTTCGCGTCATGTATTTCGAGGAACCGTTGGAGGGTCTGGACCGCTCCATTGGTCGTGAAATGCTATTGATTCTGAGTGGAACGGCAGTGATAACGCTGTTTTTCTTCGCGTATCCAGGCCCAATTCTGGACGTTGCCGCCGTGGCCGCTGCTGCGCTCTTTGCTGGATGACGCAGAAATTACCGAACTTCGAAGACATCCCCGTCATTGCGCTTGGTTGCACCGATAGTACGAATCGCGAAGGCTGCCGGCGCGCCGAAGCGGGGGCCGCGCACGGAACGTTGCTTTGGGCGACGGAGCAGACGGCGGGACGTGGCCGGCGCGGACGAAAATGGATATCGGAGCCGGGAAATTTATATGCCTCGCTCATTTTGCGACCGGAGTGCGAGGCAAAAAAGGCAACCCAGATCGCATTTGTAGCGGCTCTTGCGGTGAGCGGGTTCCTTGGCGAATATTTTTCCGAAGAAAAGCGGCTTCAACACAAATGGCCGAACGATGTGCTGGTTGATGGCCGGAAACTTGCCGGTATCCTGGCTGAATCGAAGATGGGCAAGGGCGCGGCGCTTGAATGGCTGGTTCTTGGGGTTGGCCTTAACGTCGATTCATACCCGGAAGATGTCGAATGGCCGGCGATTTCGCTTCGTGAAATTGGCGGAAAACCGGCGGAAATTGCGGAATTGGCGGAAGCTTTCGGTCGGGCCTTCATCTTTTGGTACAACACATGGCAGAAGGACGGATTCGGGCCCATTCGCGAAGCGTGGCTTGACCGTGCGGTCGGCCTTGGCGCGCCGATACGCGTGCGCCTGCAACGGGAAACCATCGAAGGCGTTTTTACGGGCCTGGATGAAGACGGGACGCTTCTTGTTTTAAAGGCGGGGGAGACGGCCCCATTTCAGGTGACGGCGGGGGATGTGTTCCCGACGGTCGTTTTGAGGAACCACTAAATGCTGCTGGCAATCGATTCCGGCAATACAAATATCGTTTTTGCGATTCTCGACGGCGAAAAAATCGTCGGCGAATGGCGCAGCTCGACAAATTCGATGCGAACGTCCGACGAATATGCCGTGTGGTTAACGCAATTGATGGCGACGGTGCAATTGCAGCCAGATAATGTGGACGCGGCAATCATCGCTTCGGTGGTGCCGGAGGCGCTTTTTCACCTGAAGAAACTTTGCCAGGATTATTTTGCCTGCCAGCCGATGGTCGTGGGCGAAGAGAACACCGATCCTGGGTTAGGGGTGCAGGTGGACCGGCCGGAGGAAGTCGGCGCCGACCGTCTTGTCAACGCCGTGGCCGCGCATCGGCTTTTTGAAGGGGCCTTGATCGTCATCGATTTTGGCACGGCAACCACCTTTGATATTGTGGATGCGGACGGTACCTATTGTGGCGGTGCCATCGCGCCGGGCATCAACCTTTCCCTTGACGCGTTACATCTAACGGCGGCAAAACTTCCGCGCATCGCCATTTGCAATCCTKGGAATGTCATCGGCAAGACGACGGTGCACGCGATGCAATCGGGGGTCTATTGGGGATATGTCGCGTTAATCGAAGGCATGATCGCCCGCATGGCGAAAGAATTCGGCAAACCGATGACGGTGGTGGCGACCGGTGGTCTGGCCGCGCTGTTTTCCGGCGCGACGGATTGCATTGCACATCATGTACCAGACCTTACCCTGCGGGGATTAGCGTTGRTCTATCAACAAAACCGCCATTGATCGAGTTTTCCTATGCCCTTTAAAAATAAAAAAACAGACGCGCTTTTCTATTTGCCCCTTGGCGGTGCCGGTGAGATCGGCATGAACTGCTATCTCTATGGCTATGGCGGCAAATGGCTGATGGTCGATCTTGGCGTAACCTTCGGCGAGGACGGTACGCCGGGGATCGATGTTGTGATGCCGGATTTATCCTTTATCGAAGAACATGTGGACGACCTGGTTGGACTGGTGCTGACCCATGGCCATGAAGATCATTTGGGGGCTGTCGCCTATTTGTGGCCAAGGCTGCGCTGTCCGGTTTATGCGACGCCCTTTACGGCGGCCTTGCTCCGCCGCAAGCTTGCCGAGGCGGGCCTTGAAGGCGAGGTGCCGCTTCACGAAATTTCTCTGAACGGAAACGTGGTCCTGCCTCCCTTCGATGTGACCTACGTGACCCTGACCCACTCGATCCCCGAGCCGAACGCGCTCGCCATCCGCACCCCCCTCGGCCTCGTTTTGCACAGTGGCGATTGGAAGCTGGATCCGGACCCTTTGATCGGCGCACCGACGGACGAAACCGCCTTGCGGCTTTTGGGAGAGGAGGGGGTGCTTGCGATGACGAACGATTCGACGAACGTCTTCGTCGAAGGTACGTCCGGGTCGGAAGGAGAACTTGTAGGGCAGCTTTCGGAATTGATCGGATCTTTTTCCAATCGCGTCGCTGTTGCGTGTTTTGCAACGAATCTGGCGCGTCTGAAATCGATATGTGCCGCAGCAAAGGCAAATGGCCGCGCTGTGGCGCTTGCTGGCCGCTCGCTTTGGCGGGTGAACGATATTGCGCGTGAAACGGGCCTGTTTGAGGACTTGCCGCCCTTTCTTGACGATGAAGCTGCGGCCCACATGCCGAAGGATCAAGTCGTGATTATCTGCACCGGCTCTCAAGGGGAGCCGCGCGCCGCCCTCTCCCGGATCGTGAGAGGCGGGCATCGGCATATCTGCCTTGAGGCGGGCGACGCCGTTATCTTCTCCTCGCGAGTTATTCCGGGAAACGAGAAGGCTATCGCCAGCCTTCAGAACGAATTGGTTCGCAATGGGGTCGAGGTCGTAACGGCAGAGGATCACGATGTGCACGTTTCCGGCCACCCGGCGCGTGACGAGCTTCGGGAAATGTATGGGTGGGTGCGGCCGCGCTTCGCCATTCCGATGCATGGGGAAGCGCGTCATCTGAAAGCCCATGTTGAACTTGCCGAATCCTGTCAGGTGCGAAAAGCATGCTATGTGGAAAATGGCGGGCTTTTGAAAATTACGGCGGAGAGTGCTGAAATTGTCGATACGGTACCGACAGGCCGCCTTGGGCTTGACGGCAAACGACTGGTTTTTCTCCGGACCGCGACAATAAAATCTCGAGAGGCGATGTATCTCGATGGCCTGATTGTGGCGACTGTGGTGCTGGATCGGAGCGGGGCCCTGATCTCGGCGCCGATGGTCACGGCACCGGGGCTTCTGGACCAGGAAACCGACGCAGAAATGCTAAAAGAGGCGGGAATTCGCGTGGGTGAGGCTCTGGACGCGCTTTCGAAGGCGGAGCGAGGGGACGAGGAACTGCTTACGCGCACGGTCTTTCTGGCAGCAAGGCGCTACCTTCGGGATATCAGTGGCAAAAAATCGAAAGTCGAAGTTCATCTGATGCGCCTTGACGAAGCTTTGCGCTAGAATGGCTTTGCTGAAGAAAAGGCCAAACAGAAGGTAAAGAATAACATGATCGAAAAGCTGAACCATGTGGCGATTGTTGTCCCCGATCTGGAGGCTGCCTCCAGGCTGTACCGGGAGATGCTGGGGGCTACGGTCTCCGAGCCCAAGGACATGCCGGCAAACGGGGTTACGACCGTTTTTGTTCGGCTTTCGAACACCGACATTGAGCTTCTGCATCCCCTGGGTGCGAATTCGCCGGTGGCGAGTTTCCTTGAACGCAATCCAGCCGGCGGCATTCACCATCTGTGTTATGAGGTCGAGGATATCCTGGCCGCCCGCGATCGCCTGAAGGCGGAGGGCGCGCGCGTCCTCGGCGATGGCGAACCAAAGGTCGGGGCACATGGGAAACCCACCCTCTTTTTGCATCCAAAAGATTTTTGCGGCACGTTGGTCGAACTCGAAGAGGCATAAAATGACGTGGTTGAGCGGTTTTTTTGTCTATGCGATTGTCTGGTGGCTGGTGCTTTTCATGGTGCTTCCATGGGGCGTGCGTCCGCCGGACGTTCTTGAGAAGGGCCATATGTCGGGCGCACCGGACAAGCCGCATATGTGGAAGAAACTCGGTGCGACGACGGCAATTGCGGCTGCTTTTTGGCTGCTTATTCATTTTTTGATCGAAGCCGATCTTCTGTCCTTCCGCCCACCGGATTGAGATGGCGGCAAGCTATTGCGAAATTGCGAAGGACCATCCCGTCCATGGCCCTTTCCATGACTGCGAACATGGCTTCCCGTTAGGGGAAGATGCGGCTTTTTTCGAGCGCCTCTGCCTTGAGATCAATCAGGCGGGCCTTTCCTGGCTAACGGTTTTAAAGAAACGCGAAGCCTTTCAGAATGCCTATCGGGGCTTTGACATTGATCGGGTGGCCGGATTTGCCTCGGACGACATTGACCGGCTTATGGGCGATGCCGGCATTATCCGCAATCGGCGAAAGATCGAGGCGGCGATCGAAAACGCCCGCCGTCTTCAGGTGCTACGCAAGGCAAATGGCACATTCGCGGTCTGGCTTGATTCCCAAGGTTCGCAATCCCTGGGAGAGTGGATAGGAATTTTTCGTAAGACTTTCGTCTTTACCGGCAAGGAAATCGTCAATGAATTCTTGACCGGCACTGGCTATCTGCCTGGCGCGCATGACCTGTCCTGTCCAGTTTATCGGCTTGTTCTGGAAAAGAAGCCCCCATGGACACGGTGGCATGCCGGTTAAGTGCGAAAGTATGTAGGACCTTTGGATGGTTTAACCCTTTTTTAATTATTGGATTGCAGAATAAGGGCTTCCATGAGGTGGCTTGACGGTACTTGTTTCAAAAGACGCATGGGCTGGCTGGCTTATCTTCTGGACGTTTCCTCCCTGAACTGTGGCCGCGACTTTCCCGTCGCGGCCATTTTTCTTTTAAATCAGGTATAATTTTCAGGAACCCTGAGGATTGGAAAAGATTTGCCATGGAAGGCGTGCGGAAATCCTCTTTTAGTGACGGCGCGGCTATTTTGTTTGTGGCTCTGGCTGGGCTGGCGTTTTTTGGCCTGTCCTTCGCCGCCCGGGCTGCCGAAGAAACCCATAGCCTGGGTGGGCGGACGGTCACGGTCAGCCAGGCGGATTGCCTGAAACTCACCAAGCATGTGCCGTCGGCGGATGTGGCCTATAAGCCCGGGGTGGACGTTCGCGGTCGCGCAGTCACGCCTGCCGAGACTGGGGGCAGCCATTCGATTGTGCCGCCGAATAATTTTACCGTCGATATCACGGTCCGCCTGGACAAGCGCTTTAATATTCCAGTGACGCCGGATTTGTACCAACCGGAAGCCACTATCGGCACGATTACCATCGAAGGGGATAAGGCCTATTTCAATGGTCAGCCTCTGGTTACCGAATCGATTAACAAACTGGCGGAAATTTGCAGCAAACTGGCCCAGGGAAAGTAGACCTTTCATTGCAATAGGTGCGTCCTTTGCCTAAGGTTTTCTGCGGCGGCCATGGTCAGGAAATGTCCTGCATATCCATCGCTGTCGTTTGATTTTTGTACAGGTACGCATGCATTTATCCCGCTATTTTCTTCCGACCCTGAAAGAGACGCCCGCCGAGGCGCAGGTGGTTTCACACCGGCTTAGCCTTCGGGCCGGCCTGGTTCGCCAGACGAGCGCCGGGATCTATGCCTGGCTTCCTCTTGGCCTGCGGGTTCTCAAAAAAGTTGAACAAATCGTGCGGGAAGAACAGGACCGGGCCGGGTGTCAGGAGGTTCTGATGCCGACGGTGCAACCGGCGGAGCTGTGGCGGGAAAGTGGCCGTTACGACGATTACGGCAAGGAAATGCTGCGTTTCTCAGATCGTCATGGGCGCGAGATGCTCTATGGGCCGACGAACGAGGAAATGATTACGGAGATTTTCCGGCACCACGTCAAAAGTTATCGCGATCTGCCGAAGAACCTTTATCAGATTCAATGGAAATTCCGCGACGAAGTGCGCCCACGCTTTGGCATCATGCGTGGCCGCGAATTTCTGATGAAGGACAATTATTCCTTCGATTGTGATTTTGAAGGTGCGAAGCGATCCTATGAAAATATGCACGCCACCTATTTGCGGACATTCGCCAGAATGGGGCTTCAGGCAATTGCCGTGCGCGCCGATCCGGGTGCCATCGGCGGCAGTTTAAGCCAGGAATTCCATGTTTTGGCAGAGACGGGCGAGAGCAAGATTTTCTATGACGTCGCGCTGGATGCCATCGATGCCGGTGACATTGAAGGCGCGCGCGCGCTTTACGCCTGTGCCGAGGAAAAACACAACCCGGCGGCGTGTGATGTGCCGCGCGATCGCCTGCGCGAAGCGCGTGGCATCGAGGTCGGCCATATCTTTTATTTCGGCACGAAATATTCCAAGGCGATGAATGCGACCGTGACCGGAGCAAATGGCGAAGAAATCGTCGTTGAAATGGGTTCCTACGGCATTGGTGTTTCGCGACTGGTCGGCGCCATCATCGAGGCATGTCATGATGAAAAGGGGATCGTTTGGCCGGAAGCGGTGGCCCCATTCAATGTCGGCCTTGTGAACTTACGGGTCGGGGATGAGGCATGTACGTCTGCGGCGGATGGGATTTATGAAAAACTTCGGAACGCCGGTGTCGAGGTTCTTTATGACGACCGTAAAGAAAGACCCGGCGTAAAATTCGCGACGATGGAGCTTATCGGTCTTCCCTGGCAACTCGTCGTAGGGCCGCGCGGGATTGCCGCCGGGGTTGTAGAACTCAAGCGCCGCGACAGTGGCGAAAGCGAAGAACTTTCCATTGATGCGGCGCTTGCGCAGCTCGTGGGTTGAGGATGTTCTCTCCCTTTGAACGGATGGTGGCCGGACGTTATTTGCGGGCACGACGCAAAGAAGGGTTTATTTCGATCATTGCCGGGTTTTCGTTGCTGGGCATCGCCCTGGGCGTGGCGACGTTGATTGTCGTGATGTCCGTTATGGGAGGGTTTCGCGAAGAATTGCTGACCCGGATTCTGGGGCTGAACGGGCATCTCAGCGTTTATGGCATGGGGACGCCGTTAGACGATTTCGACGCGTTGAAAGACAAGCTGCTCACCGTCGAGGGTGTCGAAATGGCGGCACCACTGATCGAAGGCCAGGTCATGGTTACGGCGAACGGCGTTGCCCGTGGTGCCATGGTCCATGGGCTTAGGCGTAATGACCTGCTTGCCCGAAAGATTGTGGCCGAGAACATTCAGGAGGGAAGTTTTGATTCCTATGGCGATGGCGACACGATCGTTCTAGGCAAACGCCTGGCCGACAGGATGGGTTTGAACGTTGGCGATAGCCTCACCCTGATTTCCCCACAAGGGAACACGACTGTTTTCGGCACCGTGCCGCGCACACGCAGCTATATTCTTGGTGCAACCTTCGAAGTTGGCATGTTCGAATATGACAGCGCCTTTATCTTCATGCCGCTTGAAGCCGCGCAGCTGTTTTTCCGCTTAAAAAACAAGGTGTCCGGCATCGAGGTCATGCTCACCGATCCGGACCAGGTTGATGCTATTGGCCGTCGCATTGTCGAGGCGGCGGGCGAGGGCAAGCGCATCTACAATTGGCAGCAGGCAAATGCCAGCTTCTTTAATGCCATTCAGGTTGAACGGAATGTCATGTTTCTCATTCTGACCCTTATCGTTGTGGTCGCCGCCTTTAACATCATTTCCAGTCTGATCATGCTGGTGAAGGACAAGGGCCAGGACATCGCGATCCTGCGTACGATGGGGGCGACGCGTGGCATGATTATGCGGATATTCTTTCTTTGCGGTGCCGGGGTTGGGGTGACGGGGACACTTCTTGGCTTTGCCCTGGGGCTTGCCTTCACGCTGAACATCGAAACGATCCGTGTTTGGCTGGAGGGGCTTACCGGGACCGATCTGTTCGCCGCCGAAATTTATTTTCTTGCGCATTTGCCCGTAAAAATTGATTGGATGGAGGTGATGGCCATCCTGTTGATGGGGCTAGGCCTTTCAGTTTTGGCGACGCTCTATCCATCCTGGCGGGCGGCGCGGCTGGACCCGATTGAGGCGCTTCGCTATGAGTGAGGCGGTCCTTCGTCTGGATGCTGTCATGCGAAGCTACGTTCAGGGGGGCGTGCGCCTCGATGTGCTTTGCGACATGTCCCTGGACGTGAAGCCGGGTGAGATCGTCGCGCTTCTTGGACCTTCTGGTGCGGGGAAATCGACGCTTTTGCACATTGCCGGGCTTCTCGAACGGCCCAATGCCGGCGAGGTGTGGATAAAGGGACGGGCCTGCGGCCGCCTTTCCGATTCAGCCCGGACGGAAGCCAGGCGTCGGGATGTTGGGTTTGTTTATCAATTTCATCATTTGCTTCCGGAATTTTCGGCACTTGAAAACGTCGCCTTGCCGCAGATGATTGCCGGCGTTCACCGTCAAACAGCAATGGATCAGGCGATGGAACTTCTTGAAACCCTTGGCCTTGGCGCGCGCGTTACGCACCGTCCGTCCGAACTTTCCGGCGGCGAGCAGCAACGCGTTGCTATTGCCCGTGCCGTGGCCAATCGTCCGGCCATTCTGTTGGCGGATGAGCCGACCGGAAATCTTGATCAGAAGACGGCGGATGCGGTTTTCGAAGAAATCGTCGCTCTTGCTCGCAAGACGGGTCTGGCGGCGCTGGTGGCGACCCATAATCTGGAACTGGCTGGGCGCATGGACCGCACGCTTTCCATTCAGGATGGCGGCATTGTTGGAAATTGACGCAATTGGAACAATTTTCTGTGGATAACTCGGCATTCTTTTTCTTGAGGCGCTGACAAACGCGGTCGTCTATGGAATTCTTCACGAAGACTTCTTCGCCGGATAAAAATTTATGCCAATTGCCAGCTTCGTTCATCTGCGCGTTCATAGCGCCTATTCGCTTCTCGAAGGCGCGCTTAAAATTCCAGCGCTTGTCAAGCGTTGCCGCGATGAACGGATGCCTGCCGTCGCCGTTACGGATACGAACAACCTTTTTGGGGCCCTTGAATTTGCGACCACCGCTGCGGAATCGGGTATCCAGCCGATTCTCGGCTGCCAAATTTCCCTGGCCGATGAAACGGAGAAGGGTTCAGAAAAACATGGGCAGGCGCGTGACAGCATCGTTCTTCTTGTGCAAAGCAAGGCGGGCTATCGCAGCCTGATGCAGCTGGTAAGCGGGGCGTATCTTCAATCAGCGTCTGAGACGGCCCCCTGTGTGACACTTGAAGATCTTGAAGCCACAAGCGAGGGGTTAATCGCCCTTACCGGTGGTTCGAAAGGTGCCCTTGGGCGTCTTCTTCTCGATGGCCAGGAGACGGCAGCAGAAGCACTCTTGCTTCGCCTGGCAAAAATTTTTCCATCTCGGCTTTATATCGAAATTCAGCGTCACGGCATGGTGGAAGAAGACGCGACGGAAGCCGGTTTTCTTGACCTTGCCTATCGGCACGATCTTCCTCTGGTGGCAACAAACGAGGTCTTTTTTTCGGACAAAACCATGTTTGAGGCCCATGACACGCTTCTCTGCGTGGCCGAAGGCGTTCAGGTTTCGAATGCCAACCGCCGCAGAGTAACGCCCGAGCATCGTTTCAAATCCGCCGACGAAATGCGGACTCTTTTCGCAGACCTTCCCGAAGCGGTCGACAACACCCTGGTCATCGCCAGACGGTGTGCCTTTTTGCTGGAGGCGCGGTCGCCTTTCCTGCCGGCCTTTCCGACGTCGTCTGAAGAAAGCGAGACGGAGGCGCTGCGCACGCAGGCCGAGGCCGGATTGGAAACGCGGCTTGCTACCCAGGTTTTGACGCCGGAAATGGACGCGGAAGAGAAAGCGTATCTGGCTAAGCGTTACCGGGAACGTCTTGATTACGAACTCGATGTTATTAACCGGATGGGTTATCCCGGCTATTTCCTTATCGTTGCCGATTTTATCCAATGGGCGAAACGCGAAGGCATCCCGGTGGGGCCGGGGCGTGGGTCCGGGGCGGGGTCTGTCGTTGCATGGTCTCTTACGATCACGGACATTGACCCGCTGCGCTTTGGGCTGCTTTTCGAGCGATTTCTGAACCCGGAACGCATCTCGATGCCTGACTTTGACATCGATTTCTGTCAGGAGCGGCGCGACGAGGTGATTTCCTATGTTCAAAAAAAATACGGATATGACCGCGTAGCTCAAATCATCACGTTCGGAACCTTGCAGGCGCGGGCCGCGCTGCGTGACGTTGGGCGTGCGCTTGGCATGCCGTATGGGCAGGTGGACCGGCTTTGTAAACTGGTGCCTTTCAACCCGGCCAACCCGGTCCATCTCAAAGAAGCGATTAAAGGGGAGCCCCGCCTGAAGGCGTTGCGCGATGAGGACCCCACAACCGCGCGTTTGCTTGATATCGCCATGAAGCTGGAAGGGCTTTACCGCCATGCTTCGACCCATGCTGCGGGCGTTGTCATCGCCGACCGTCCGCTAGTCGAGCTCATTCCCCTTTATCGGGATCCTCGTTCCGATATGCCGGTGACGCAGTTTTCGATGAAATATGTCGAAAAGGCGGGGCTTGTAAAATTCGATTTTCTTGGCCTGAAGACTCTGACCGTTATCGCGCGCACGCTGGAGCTTCTGAAAAAACGGGATGTGGAGATTGATATCTCCCTGGTGCCGCTTGACGATAAAAAAACCTACGAGATGTTTGCTGTTGGTGACACGATTGGTGTATTCCAGTTGGAAAGTTCGGGTATGCGGGACGTGCTCAAGCGCATGCAGCCGGACTGCTTCGAGGACATTATTGCGCTTGTCGCGCTTTATCGTCCCGGCCCGATGGACAACATCCCCCGTTACATTTCCTGTAAGCACGGACGCGAGAAGCCGGATTACCTGCACCCGCTTCTTGAAGGCATCCTGAAAGAGACCTTTGGTGTCATTATTTATCAGGAACAGGTGATGCAGATTGCCCAGGTGCTTTCGGGCTTCACCTTGGGCTCTGCCGATATTTTGCGCCGGGCCATGGGGAAGAAAATCAAGGCCGAGATGAAAGCCCAACGGCAGCATTTCATCGATGGCGCGGTGGCGAAGGGCGTTGCGGAGAAGAAGGCTGCCGATATTTTTGTTCATGTAGATAAATTTGCCGGCTATGGCTTTAACAAGTCGCATGCGGCGGCTTATGCGTTCGTCGCTTATCAAACAGCGTATCTAAAGGCGAATTACCCCGTTGAGTTTATGGCGGCGCTGATGTCGTTTGACATGAACAACACGGACAAACTAAGTGGGCTTTGGCAGGAGCTGACGCATCTCGATATTGCGTTGCTACCGCCCGACGTTAATCGTTCCGAGGCAGCTTTTGTGGTCGAAACGACAGAAGCGGGGGACGCTGCAATCCGCTATGCGCTGGCGGCGTTGAAAAATGTCGGTGCCCAGGCCATGGAGCATCTTGTCGGTGAGCGCACCAAAAACGGGCCTTTCCGGGATATTTATGATTTCGCTTCCCGGCTGGACCCACGCATGATGCACAAACGTCAGTTTGAAAGCCTGGTCCAGGCTGGGGCTTTCGATGCGCTGTGTGAGAACCGGGCCCAGGTTTTTGCCGGCATCGAGTCATTGACGGGCTATGCAAACGCTATCCAACAGGCGCGCGTCAGCCGGCAAACGAGTCTTTTCCAGGAGAGCAAGGAAGCGCCCCCCAATTTCCTTCCCAACGTCACGGAATGGGAAATGATGGAGCGCCTACGCCGAGAGTACGCTGCCGTCGGCTTTTACCTTTCGGCACATCCTCTGGATGCGTATGCGCGTGTGTTGGAACGGTTGCAGGTGGTCGCAGCAATCGATCTTTCCGACCGTTTGGCGAATGGCACGGTGGTGCGTGTGCTGCTCGCGGGAACGGTGATTGGCAAGCAGGAACGCACTTCTGCCAAGGGAAATCGCTTTGCTTTCGTGCAGCTATCGGATTCGAGCGGTGCTTATGAAATTCTTATTTTTTCGGACTTGCTGGTAAATGCGGGCGAGCTTCTCGAATCCGGCATGCCGCTTCTGATTACGGTGGACGCCAAGATGGAGGGGGAGACCATTCGCCTGGCCGCTCAAAAAATCGAGGCGTTGGACAAAGTGGCCACCGTCACCGGCGGCAAGATCGCGATTTTCCTGCGCGATTCCAGCCCCCTGGATGGGCTTAATGAATTGATTTTAAATGAGAAGTCTGGCCGGGGTGTTGTTTTGCTGGTCTTTCCGCTTGGCGATGAAACCGAGGTTGAGATGCGGATTCCGGGTCACTTCGCCCTCACAGTGAGGACCCGCGAAGCGATCCGGCGCCTTCCGGGCATTGTCGAGGTTCGAGAAAGCTAGGCACTTTCTTCTAAAAGCCCCTGTTTCCAACATTTTTGCTTGAAAATTAGGGTAGGGACGGCTATGTAGCTGCCAATTACAACTTCGCACGCGGGATGCGGTCCCGGGACGTTGGCCATGATGGCTTCGTCTCGACAAGGCCGATCCGGTGTTCGGGGCCAGGTGGCACCGAATGTTTTTCCCGCGGAGGCATAACCGGAGAAGACGAGGAAAAAATGGCACTTCCAACCTTTACGATGCGCCAGCTTCTTAAAGCCGGCGTTCATTTCGGTCATGTCGTTCGGCGGTGGAACCCGCGGATGGCCCCCTACATATACGGGACTCGCAACGGCATCCATATCATCGATCTCGATCAGTCGGTGCCGCTTTTATACCGGGCAATGAAGGAAGTTCGCAGCGTTGTTGCAAACGGCGGTCGCGTACTTTTCGTTGGTACGAAACGCCAGGCATCAGAGAAAATTGCGGAAGAGGCAGCCCGCTGTGGCCAGCACTACGTGAACCACCGTTGGCTTGGCGGCATGTTGACGAATTGGCAGACGATTTCACGGTCGATTCGACGCCTGAAGGAA of the Rhodospirillaceae bacterium genome contains:
- a CDS encoding ABC transporter translates to MSEAVLRLDAVMRSYVQGGVRLDVLCDMSLDVKPGEIVALLGPSGAGKSTLLHIAGLLERPNAGEVWIKGRACGRLSDSARTEARRRDVGFVYQFHHLLPEFSALENVALPQMIAGVHRQTAMDQAMELLETLGLGARVTHRPSELSGGEQQRVAIARAVANRPAILLADEPTGNLDQKTADAVFEEIVALARKTGLAALVATHNLELAGRMDRTLSIQDGGIVGN
- a CDS encoding DNA polymerase III subunit alpha, whose product is MPIASFVHLRVHSAYSLLEGALKIPALVKRCRDERMPAVAVTDTNNLFGALEFATTAAESGIQPILGCQISLADETEKGSEKHGQARDSIVLLVQSKAGYRSLMQLVSGAYLQSASETAPCVTLEDLEATSEGLIALTGGSKGALGRLLLDGQETAAEALLLRLAKIFPSRLYIEIQRHGMVEEDATEAGFLDLAYRHDLPLVATNEVFFSDKTMFEAHDTLLCVAEGVQVSNANRRRVTPEHRFKSADEMRTLFADLPEAVDNTLVIARRCAFLLEARSPFLPAFPTSSEESETEALRTQAEAGLETRLATQVLTPEMDAEEKAYLAKRYRERLDYELDVINRMGYPGYFLIVADFIQWAKREGIPVGPGRGSGAGSVVAWSLTITDIDPLRFGLLFERFLNPERISMPDFDIDFCQERRDEVISYVQKKYGYDRVAQIITFGTLQARAALRDVGRALGMPYGQVDRLCKLVPFNPANPVHLKEAIKGEPRLKALRDEDPTTARLLDIAMKLEGLYRHASTHAAGVVIADRPLVELIPLYRDPRSDMPVTQFSMKYVEKAGLVKFDFLGLKTLTVIARTLELLKKRDVEIDISLVPLDDKKTYEMFAVGDTIGVFQLESSGMRDVLKRMQPDCFEDIIALVALYRPGPMDNIPRYISCKHGREKPDYLHPLLEGILKETFGVIIYQEQVMQIAQVLSGFTLGSADILRRAMGKKIKAEMKAQRQHFIDGAVAKGVAEKKAADIFVHVDKFAGYGFNKSHAAAYAFVAYQTAYLKANYPVEFMAALMSFDMNNTDKLSGLWQELTHLDIALLPPDVNRSEAAFVVETTEAGDAAIRYALAALKNVGAQAMEHLVGERTKNGPFRDIYDFASRLDPRMMHKRQFESLVQAGAFDALCENRAQVFAGIESLTGYANAIQQARVSRQTSLFQESKEAPPNFLPNVTEWEMMERLRREYAAVGFYLSAHPLDAYARVLERLQVVAAIDLSDRLANGTVVRVLLAGTVIGKQERTSAKGNRFAFVQLSDSSGAYEILIFSDLLVNAGELLESGMPLLITVDAKMEGETIRLAAQKIEALDKVATVTGGKIAIFLRDSSPLDGLNELILNEKSGRGVVLLVFPLGDETEVEMRIPGHFALTVRTREAIRRLPGIVEVRES